Proteins co-encoded in one Nonomuraea helvata genomic window:
- a CDS encoding AfsR/SARP family transcriptional regulator: MKFRLLGPLRVDADGSPARIAAPKQRTVLAMLLARAGHVVPIRTLVAEVWDDQPPPSAVANLRTYLMRLRKLMPPAADPVVERLVTSDAGYLLRVDPEEFDLLQFEALSAHGRQALARRDLSGALDAYTRALALWQGMAAEDVPLGPTLREVVARLTDHYLSVVEEHAEIQLALGRHATAAKRLREVIGQYPLRERLYGQLMVALYQSGDVVGALDAFGAARRVLADELGLDPGPDLRRLHQLILRRDATLLPEASADDGRARPRQLPREPTAFVGRSAELLRIHIALSADAGPPVLALHGPGGVGKSTLALKAAYRAADRYPDGHLYVDLQGSTSGLSPLRPPEVLGRFLRALGVPPGEVPAAPAEAAALYQSLLADRRVLVVLDNAVGAAQVAPLLPAGGGCAALVTSRSALTTLDGVPIAVDPLDEEQSVRMLALLAGQARVAAEAEAAAEIARWCCHHPLALRIAGARLAGRPDWSLASFNERLGSRRRRLDELQAADLRLRSCFEVGYATLTSTAKTAFRLFGVLEVPEVGVELTAALVDADRKSAEAALDELVEARLIEPVGESRFRTHDLLRLFAAELAAAHDPPEESALAVRRALDWYLDLCGQMRDLLQPHLRAGGGSRPRRRDPGLVLRDPAAAVRWFDVELRCLVAAAVQAARGEPDVARFVIELMALVKAMAMKGGYWRELETVARLAVEVAGRDGDRGAEAATLATLGLLEWRAGQTEAAYGLLRRAPELWRELGDREEEGLALHNLGWLCMRTGDLSAALSHISASLRILKAHGSKRAGLVGHNLGEVLLRLGRDAEAVDRFERCLTVRHADRDLYGESITLAALGRAHCLLDHRDKALAVLDEALVRCEQTGNREDEWEVLLSRSEIRLRYGDPAAAEADLSRALELTAQIGDAYGFAACTRQLARARAASGDPRAEEDARKAEKLFADPAMRRDPVLERLLIARM; encoded by the coding sequence GTGAAGTTCCGGCTTCTCGGGCCGCTGCGGGTCGACGCCGACGGCTCGCCGGCCAGGATCGCGGCGCCCAAGCAGCGGACCGTGCTCGCCATGCTGCTCGCCCGGGCGGGCCATGTCGTCCCGATCCGGACATTGGTGGCGGAGGTCTGGGACGACCAGCCGCCCCCGTCCGCCGTGGCGAACCTGCGTACGTACCTCATGCGGCTGCGTAAGCTGATGCCGCCCGCGGCCGACCCGGTGGTCGAGCGCCTGGTCACCTCGGACGCCGGATACCTGTTACGGGTCGATCCCGAGGAGTTCGACCTCCTCCAGTTCGAGGCGCTGTCCGCGCACGGCCGCCAGGCACTGGCCAGGCGCGATCTCAGTGGCGCCCTGGACGCGTACACCCGGGCGCTCGCGCTGTGGCAGGGGATGGCGGCCGAGGACGTGCCGCTGGGGCCGACCCTGCGGGAGGTGGTCGCGCGCCTCACCGACCACTACTTGAGCGTCGTGGAGGAGCACGCGGAGATCCAGCTCGCCCTGGGCAGGCACGCGACGGCGGCCAAGCGGCTGCGCGAGGTGATCGGGCAGTACCCGCTGCGCGAGCGGCTGTACGGCCAGCTCATGGTGGCCCTGTACCAGAGCGGCGACGTGGTCGGCGCGCTGGACGCGTTCGGAGCCGCCCGCCGGGTCCTCGCCGACGAGCTGGGCCTCGATCCAGGCCCCGACCTGCGCAGACTGCACCAGCTGATCCTGCGCAGGGACGCCACCCTCCTGCCGGAGGCCTCCGCCGACGACGGGCGCGCCCGGCCACGCCAGCTGCCACGGGAGCCGACCGCGTTCGTGGGCCGTTCGGCCGAGCTGCTCCGGATCCACATCGCGCTGAGCGCCGACGCGGGGCCGCCCGTGCTGGCGCTGCACGGTCCCGGCGGGGTGGGCAAGTCGACGCTCGCCTTGAAGGCGGCGTACCGCGCGGCCGACCGTTATCCCGACGGCCACCTCTACGTCGACCTGCAGGGATCGACCTCGGGCCTGTCGCCGTTGCGACCCCCCGAGGTGCTCGGCCGTTTCCTGCGCGCCCTGGGGGTGCCTCCCGGAGAGGTGCCCGCGGCGCCGGCGGAGGCGGCCGCCCTCTACCAGTCGTTGCTGGCCGACCGGCGCGTCCTGGTCGTCCTCGACAACGCCGTCGGCGCCGCCCAGGTGGCCCCCTTGCTGCCGGCGGGCGGCGGCTGTGCGGCGCTGGTCACGAGCCGGTCGGCGTTGACCACGCTGGACGGCGTGCCGATCGCCGTGGACCCGCTCGACGAGGAGCAGTCGGTACGGATGCTGGCGCTGCTGGCCGGCCAGGCGCGAGTGGCCGCCGAGGCGGAGGCGGCGGCCGAGATCGCGCGCTGGTGCTGCCACCACCCACTGGCGTTGCGCATCGCCGGCGCCCGCCTCGCGGGCCGGCCGGACTGGTCGCTCGCGAGCTTCAACGAGCGCCTGGGCAGCCGGCGGCGGCGGCTGGACGAGCTGCAGGCGGCCGACCTGCGACTCCGCTCCTGCTTCGAGGTCGGCTACGCGACCCTGACGAGCACCGCGAAGACCGCCTTCCGCCTGTTCGGCGTGCTGGAGGTGCCGGAGGTGGGCGTCGAGCTGACCGCGGCGCTGGTCGACGCCGACCGGAAATCCGCCGAGGCCGCGCTCGACGAACTGGTCGAGGCGCGCCTGATCGAGCCGGTCGGCGAGAGCCGGTTCCGCACGCACGACCTGCTGCGGCTCTTCGCGGCCGAGCTGGCCGCCGCCCATGACCCGCCGGAGGAGTCGGCCCTGGCCGTACGGCGTGCCCTGGACTGGTACCTCGATCTCTGCGGCCAGATGCGCGACCTGCTCCAGCCGCACCTGCGAGCCGGCGGGGGAAGCAGGCCACGGCGGCGCGATCCGGGCCTGGTCCTGCGCGACCCCGCCGCGGCGGTGCGCTGGTTCGACGTGGAGCTGCGCTGCCTGGTCGCGGCGGCCGTCCAGGCAGCGCGCGGTGAACCGGACGTGGCACGCTTCGTCATCGAGCTGATGGCCCTGGTCAAGGCCATGGCGATGAAGGGCGGCTACTGGCGCGAGCTCGAGACCGTCGCGCGGCTGGCCGTCGAGGTGGCGGGCCGGGACGGCGACCGAGGCGCGGAGGCGGCCACGCTCGCGACACTGGGGCTGCTGGAATGGCGGGCCGGCCAGACCGAGGCGGCCTACGGCCTCCTGCGGCGGGCTCCCGAGCTCTGGCGCGAGCTGGGCGACCGCGAGGAGGAGGGGCTGGCGCTGCACAATCTCGGCTGGCTGTGCATGCGAACCGGCGATCTGAGCGCCGCACTGAGCCATATCAGCGCGAGCCTGCGGATACTCAAGGCGCACGGGTCCAAGCGCGCCGGGCTGGTCGGTCACAATCTGGGAGAGGTCCTGCTCCGGTTGGGCAGGGACGCCGAGGCGGTGGACCGCTTCGAACGGTGCCTGACCGTCCGCCACGCCGATCGAGACCTGTACGGCGAGAGCATCACGCTGGCGGCGCTCGGCCGCGCCCACTGCCTGCTCGACCACCGGGACAAGGCGCTGGCCGTGCTGGACGAGGCGCTGGTCCGCTGCGAGCAGACAGGTAACAGGGAGGACGAGTGGGAGGTGCTGCTCAGCAGGTCCGAGATCCGGTTGCGGTACGGTGACCCCGCCGCGGCCGAGGCCGACCTGTCCAGAGCCCTGGAGCTGACCGCGCAGATCGGTGACGCGTACGGCTTCGCCGCGTGCACCCGCCAGCTCGCCAGGGCCCGCGCGGCGTCAGGAGATCCGCGGGCTGAGGAGGACGCCCGCAAGGCCGAAAAGCTCTTCGCCGATCCGGCGATGCGGCGGGATCCGGTGCTGGAGAGGCTGCTCATCGCACGGATGTAG
- a CDS encoding S26 family signal peptidase yields MKLISMGLLAGVLVAATAALVARRRYVVVTVNGTSMAPTLSDGDRVLVRRRRLDQVSKGDVVVLEPPLDPTGKILPGPPGTDGRRWNIKRAVALPGDPVPPGIDGSVDRVPAGSLVVYGDNPHSVDSRQRGFFAGDRLLGVALRRLGGSAL; encoded by the coding sequence ATGAAGCTGATCAGCATGGGGTTGCTCGCCGGTGTTCTCGTGGCGGCGACCGCCGCCCTGGTGGCCCGCCGGCGGTACGTGGTGGTCACCGTCAACGGGACGAGCATGGCCCCGACACTCAGTGACGGCGACCGCGTCCTGGTCCGGCGGCGCCGGCTCGACCAGGTGTCCAAGGGCGACGTCGTGGTGCTCGAGCCCCCGCTCGATCCCACCGGGAAGATCCTGCCCGGACCTCCCGGCACGGACGGCCGGCGCTGGAACATCAAGCGCGCCGTCGCCCTCCCGGGAGACCCGGTGCCGCCGGGGATCGACGGCAGTGTCGACCGCGTGCCCGCGGGCTCGCTGGTGGTCTACGGCGACAACCCCCATAGTGTCGACTCGCGGCAGCGCGGCTTCTTCGCGGGCGATCGCCTGCTCGGGGTCGCGCTGCGAAGGCTGGGCGGATCCGCCCTGTAG
- a CDS encoding YafY family protein has product MPDPSKRMLELLSLLRDGSAWQAAELAEALRTSPRTLRRDIERLRDLGYPVSSLRGPGGGYQLLAGRAMPPLVLTDDEAVATVVGLRFAALSRADGAVAAADSALRKLGQALPPRLRHRIEALSASTEAVSRVARPLDLRTVQLLGTAAHAHQDVRFHYTSRAGRSTERRVQPYRQVLFGGHWYLLGWDADRQDWRTFRLDRIDRLAVPGTTFTPQEPPSGEAVGFLQGSPCHGVVWFAAPLAHVSGRLMAQAGSLEAIDDDTCRYVTAADSWEWLAVMLAAVGVPYTIEGPPELVACSRQLAERIAAATRQSPGVDSSESRRRS; this is encoded by the coding sequence ATGCCCGATCCGAGCAAGCGGATGCTGGAGCTCCTGTCGCTCCTGCGGGACGGCAGTGCCTGGCAGGCCGCCGAGCTCGCCGAGGCGCTGCGCACCTCTCCGCGTACGCTGCGGCGCGACATCGAGCGGCTGCGCGACCTCGGCTATCCGGTCTCCTCGCTCCGCGGCCCGGGCGGCGGCTACCAGCTCCTGGCGGGCCGGGCCATGCCGCCGCTGGTGCTCACCGACGACGAGGCCGTGGCGACCGTGGTCGGGTTGCGCTTCGCCGCGCTCTCCCGCGCCGACGGCGCCGTCGCCGCGGCGGACAGCGCTCTGCGCAAGCTCGGCCAGGCGCTCCCGCCGCGGCTGCGCCATCGGATCGAGGCCCTGTCGGCCTCCACCGAGGCCGTGTCGCGGGTGGCCCGGCCGCTGGACCTGCGGACCGTGCAGCTGCTGGGCACCGCCGCGCACGCGCACCAGGACGTCCGCTTCCACTACACCAGCCGCGCCGGGCGCAGTACGGAACGCCGGGTCCAGCCGTACCGGCAGGTGCTGTTCGGCGGCCACTGGTATCTGCTCGGCTGGGACGCCGACCGCCAGGACTGGCGCACGTTCCGCCTCGACCGGATCGATCGCCTCGCCGTTCCCGGCACCACGTTCACCCCGCAGGAGCCGCCCTCCGGCGAGGCCGTGGGCTTCCTTCAGGGCAGCCCGTGCCACGGCGTGGTGTGGTTCGCCGCCCCCCTGGCCCACGTCTCCGGACGGCTGATGGCCCAGGCCGGCTCGCTGGAGGCGATCGACGACGACACCTGCCGCTACGTCACCGCCGCCGACTCCTGGGAGTGGCTGGCCGTCATGCTGGCCGCGGTGGGTGTGCCGTACACGATCGAGGGGCCGCCCGAGCTGGTCGCGTGCTCGCGGCAGCTGGCCGAACGCATCGCCGCCGCCACGCGACAGAGCCCCGGTGTTGACAGTTCGGAGAGCCGCCGGAGATCTTAA
- a CDS encoding excinuclease ABC subunit UvrA, with protein sequence MARDHIRIAGAREHNLKDVTVAVPKGRLTVVTGVSGSGKSSLVFDTLAAEAQRQLNETFTAFVRNRLPRYGRPDVDEIENLSAAIVVDQRRLGGNARSTVGTITDIYALMRLLWSRAGRPFAGYSNAFSFNDPQGMCPRCEGLGTTRTVDVDRLVDRRLSLNEGAIRFPTFQVGSWMWRTFAESGLFDLDKPLAGYTQREWQAFLHGEGVPASPRGRSGPAANFEGLLPRFERIWLPKDVESLRGRTREAYERVVTKGPCPACHGARLSEAALSSRVGGRNIAECAAMEAGELVEVIRALDAPEAGPVVAAVVTQLERLISVGLGYLTMDRPTSTLSGGESQRVKMVRHLGSSLIDMTYLFDEPSVGLHPHDVAQLTALLRELRDKGNTVIVVEHDPDVITVADHVIDLGPGAGLDGGQIVYQGDVAGLAESGSATGRHLRHRPRPKAVTRCPAGFIEIRGATRHNLDGVDVDIPVGALTVVTGVAGSGKSTLIRGFLPEVCPDAVLVDQAAVRGSRRSSPVTYTGVLDPIRSLFAAENGVSASLFSPNAEGACPRCGGLGVIYTDLAFMDPMVSTCEECDGRRFTPHVLRYRHRGRTISEVLDLTAREALEVFPERRIRRVLESLVDVGLGYLPLGQPLSTLSGGERQRLKLASELDRPGRVYIFDEPTAGLHMSDVAGLVELLNRLVDGGATAVVVEHDLDVISQADWVIDLGPGPGRHGGQVVFQGPPGDLVHAPGSLTGRHLRALG encoded by the coding sequence ATGGCACGCGATCACATCCGCATCGCCGGAGCACGGGAGCACAATCTGAAGGACGTCACCGTGGCCGTTCCGAAGGGGCGGCTCACGGTCGTCACCGGTGTCTCCGGGTCCGGCAAGTCATCGCTGGTCTTCGACACCCTCGCGGCCGAGGCCCAGCGCCAGCTCAACGAGACCTTCACCGCGTTCGTCCGCAACCGGCTCCCCCGCTACGGCCGGCCGGACGTGGACGAGATCGAGAACCTGTCCGCCGCCATCGTCGTGGACCAGCGGCGCCTCGGCGGCAACGCCCGCTCGACGGTCGGCACGATCACCGACATCTACGCGCTCATGCGGCTGCTCTGGTCGCGGGCGGGCCGCCCGTTCGCCGGGTACTCGAACGCCTTCTCCTTCAACGATCCGCAAGGCATGTGCCCGCGGTGCGAGGGCCTGGGCACGACGCGTACCGTCGACGTCGACCGGCTGGTCGACCGCCGGCTGTCGCTCAACGAGGGCGCCATCCGCTTCCCCACGTTCCAGGTAGGAAGCTGGATGTGGCGAACGTTCGCGGAGTCCGGCCTGTTCGACCTCGACAAACCGCTGGCCGGATACACGCAGCGGGAGTGGCAGGCGTTCCTGCACGGCGAGGGCGTGCCCGCGAGCCCGCGCGGCCGGAGCGGGCCGGCCGCCAACTTCGAGGGGCTGCTGCCGCGCTTCGAGCGGATCTGGCTGCCCAAGGACGTCGAGTCGCTCAGGGGCAGGACCCGGGAGGCCTACGAACGGGTGGTCACCAAGGGACCCTGCCCCGCCTGTCACGGCGCCCGCCTCTCCGAGGCCGCGCTGTCCAGCCGGGTCGGCGGCCGTAACATCGCCGAGTGCGCGGCCATGGAGGCCGGCGAGCTGGTCGAGGTGATCAGGGCACTCGACGCCCCGGAGGCGGGGCCGGTGGTGGCCGCCGTCGTCACCCAGCTGGAGCGCCTGATCTCGGTCGGGCTGGGCTACCTCACCATGGACCGGCCGACCTCGACGCTGTCCGGCGGGGAGTCACAAAGGGTCAAGATGGTACGCCACCTGGGCAGCAGCCTCATCGACATGACGTACCTCTTCGACGAGCCGAGCGTCGGCCTGCACCCGCACGACGTGGCCCAGCTGACCGCGCTCCTCCGCGAGCTGCGTGACAAGGGGAACACGGTCATCGTCGTCGAGCACGACCCCGACGTCATCACGGTGGCGGACCACGTAATCGACCTGGGGCCGGGAGCCGGCCTGGACGGCGGCCAGATCGTCTACCAGGGCGACGTGGCCGGGCTGGCCGAGTCCGGCTCGGCCACGGGGCGGCACCTCCGGCACCGGCCGCGGCCGAAGGCGGTCACGCGCTGCCCGGCGGGGTTCATCGAGATCCGCGGCGCCACCCGGCACAACCTGGACGGCGTCGACGTCGACATCCCGGTAGGGGCGCTGACCGTGGTGACCGGCGTCGCCGGGTCCGGCAAGAGCACCCTCATCCGGGGTTTCCTGCCCGAGGTGTGTCCCGACGCCGTGCTCGTCGACCAGGCCGCGGTCCGCGGGTCCCGCCGCTCCAGCCCCGTGACGTACACCGGGGTCCTCGATCCCATTCGCTCGCTCTTCGCCGCCGAGAACGGGGTGAGCGCCTCGCTGTTCAGCCCGAACGCCGAAGGCGCGTGCCCGCGGTGCGGCGGGCTCGGCGTGATCTACACGGATCTGGCGTTCATGGACCCGATGGTCAGCACCTGCGAGGAGTGCGACGGCCGCCGGTTCACCCCGCACGTCCTGCGGTATCGCCATCGCGGTCGCACGATCAGCGAGGTGCTCGACCTCACGGCACGGGAGGCGCTCGAGGTCTTTCCCGAGCGGCGGATCCGCCGGGTGCTCGAGAGCCTCGTGGACGTGGGACTCGGCTACCTGCCGCTCGGGCAGCCGCTGAGCACGCTGTCGGGCGGGGAGCGGCAACGGCTCAAGCTCGCGAGCGAGCTCGACCGGCCCGGCCGCGTCTACATCTTCGACGAGCCCACCGCGGGGCTGCACATGTCCGACGTCGCCGGCCTCGTCGAGCTGCTGAACCGCCTGGTCGACGGCGGTGCCACGGCGGTCGTGGTCGAGCACGACCTCGACGTGATCAGCCAGGCGGACTGGGTCATCGACCTCGGCCCCGGGCCGGGCCGCCATGGCGGGCAGGTGGTCTTCCAGGGCCCGCCGGGCGACCTCGTCCACGCGCCGGGCTCCCTGACGGGCCGCCATCTGCGAGCACTCGGCTGA
- a CDS encoding TetR/AcrR family transcriptional regulator yields MENIGLRARRKALTRQEIQEHAMRLFQERGYDETTVADIAEAAGVSSMTVFRHFPTKEDLVLSDEFDPVLAARIQARPADQPLLRRIGDTLIESLAQATRAELDMMLARLKLGLATPALRARWLDNEYQTRNAIVGVLDDGRHDTFHLQVVAGACLAATTTALIRWAESGGQQAPHELLTRALDILQEES; encoded by the coding sequence ATGGAGAACATCGGTCTTCGAGCACGGCGGAAGGCACTCACCCGACAGGAGATCCAGGAGCACGCGATGCGGCTGTTCCAGGAACGCGGCTATGACGAGACGACCGTGGCCGACATAGCCGAGGCGGCGGGCGTCTCGTCGATGACGGTCTTCCGTCACTTCCCGACCAAGGAGGATCTCGTCCTGTCCGACGAGTTCGACCCGGTCCTCGCTGCCCGCATTCAAGCCAGGCCGGCCGACCAGCCGCTCCTGCGGCGCATCGGCGACACGCTGATCGAGAGTCTGGCCCAGGCCACCCGGGCCGAGCTCGACATGATGCTGGCCCGGCTCAAGCTCGGGCTGGCCACCCCCGCGCTGCGTGCGCGCTGGCTGGACAACGAGTACCAGACCCGGAACGCGATCGTCGGCGTGCTCGACGACGGCCGGCATGACACGTTCCATCTCCAGGTGGTCGCCGGCGCCTGCCTGGCCGCCACCACGACGGCTCTCATCCGCTGGGCGGAGAGCGGGGGGCAGCAGGCGCCCCACGAGCTTCTCACCCGAGCACTCGACATCCTCCAGGAGGAATCGTGA
- a CDS encoding 3,4-dihydroxy-2-butanone-4-phosphate synthase, with product MTRSPVIWSRATWTPWARSYGSTTREPRGACGSNPPERFLPLIVAKGRIAVDGVSLTVAEVARDRFSVALIPLTLQATTLSELSVGDRVNLEPDLVVRLVRRRLPDLAQAVTDVVAALPWAGRLSGGRGVQKALAQLAAGGAVVIWDPDREGEGDVVFAGARLRPQAFTFLLTQVCGHPTVPCAPEVLERLEIGPIPGPGDRHGTRPHVPVDLISGTGTGVSAAERAATVRRLAHPDAAPADFLRPGHVFPLAARPGGLSERAGHTEATVAMCVAAGLPPVGVCCEVMNPDGTMAQAADLEIAALSWGLPLLDVADLRKHL from the coding sequence GTGACCCGCTCGCCGGTCATCTGGTCCAGGGCAACGTGGACGCCGTGGGCAAGATCGTACGGATCGACGACGAGGGAGCCGCGCGGCGCCTGTGGATCAAACCCGCCCGAGCGCTTCCTCCCCCTGATCGTCGCGAAGGGCCGGATCGCGGTCGACGGCGTGAGCCTGACCGTCGCCGAGGTGGCCCGCGACCGGTTCTCGGTGGCGCTGATCCCGCTGACCCTCCAGGCCACCACGCTGTCGGAGCTGTCCGTCGGCGATCGGGTCAACCTGGAACCCGACCTGGTCGTCCGCCTGGTACGGCGCCGGCTGCCCGACCTGGCGCAGGCGGTGACCGACGTGGTCGCGGCGCTTCCATGGGCCGGACGGCTGTCCGGCGGGCGGGGCGTGCAGAAGGCGCTCGCGCAGCTCGCCGCCGGAGGAGCCGTGGTGATCTGGGACCCCGACCGGGAGGGCGAAGGCGATGTGGTGTTCGCGGGGGCGCGGCTGCGCCCGCAGGCGTTCACCTTCCTGCTCACCCAGGTATGCGGCCATCCGACCGTGCCGTGCGCTCCCGAGGTCCTGGAACGCCTGGAGATCGGCCCCATCCCCGGCCCCGGCGACCGGCACGGCACCCGTCCGCACGTCCCGGTGGATCTGATCTCCGGGACCGGCACCGGGGTGTCGGCCGCCGAACGCGCCGCGACCGTGCGCCGCCTGGCCCACCCGGACGCCGCACCGGCCGACTTCCTGCGGCCGGGACACGTGTTCCCGCTCGCCGCGCGCCCCGGCGGGCTCTCCGAACGCGCCGGTCACACCGAGGCCACCGTGGCGATGTGCGTGGCGGCCGGGCTGCCGCCCGTCGGCGTGTGCTGCGAGGTCATGAACCCCGATGGGACCATGGCGCAGGCCGCCGACCTCGAGATCGCCGCGCTGAGCTGGGGCCTGCCCCTGCTGGACGTGGCCGACCTCAGGAAGCACCTGTGA
- a CDS encoding protein phosphatase 2C domain-containing protein yields the protein MQDARRQADQIQAWQRVVIDIPGPEFEPAPPRLLGGTCPDFECDGWSTAEVTLRSASVRGERHRYYRQPRQDATCAVVHEGTGTVVFAVADGVSSATAAGVGAAEVCWAAVCAIHAQLDEGHPGHDFPAVVRYAVETLHRQAAAMLQHEPDLAQVEELFATTLVAGTARPGPEGVEISLFRVGDSGAWVLDLTRPRYHPLFATKTEGDVVATAVSALPRVPRKLEQWFGKLVPGQVLLVGTDGFGDPLGDGDGQVGALFAEHLAAPPSPLWLAHLLDFSRETFDDDRTLLALWPRGETR from the coding sequence GTGCAGGACGCACGGCGGCAGGCCGACCAGATCCAGGCGTGGCAACGCGTCGTGATCGACATTCCCGGCCCGGAGTTCGAGCCGGCGCCCCCGCGTCTGCTGGGGGGAACGTGTCCCGATTTCGAATGTGACGGTTGGTCCACCGCGGAGGTGACGCTCCGATCGGCTTCCGTACGGGGAGAACGGCACCGCTACTACCGCCAGCCCCGGCAGGACGCCACCTGCGCCGTGGTCCACGAGGGGACGGGCACCGTGGTGTTCGCCGTGGCCGACGGGGTGTCCAGCGCCACCGCCGCGGGGGTCGGAGCGGCCGAGGTCTGCTGGGCAGCGGTCTGCGCCATCCACGCACAGCTCGACGAGGGCCATCCAGGGCACGATTTCCCCGCGGTCGTCCGGTACGCGGTCGAGACACTGCACCGGCAGGCGGCGGCGATGCTCCAGCACGAGCCGGACCTGGCACAGGTGGAGGAGCTGTTCGCCACCACCCTCGTCGCGGGTACGGCTCGCCCCGGCCCGGAAGGCGTCGAGATCTCGCTGTTCCGGGTGGGTGACTCGGGCGCCTGGGTGCTCGACCTGACCCGGCCGCGTTACCACCCCCTGTTCGCCACGAAGACCGAGGGGGACGTGGTCGCCACCGCGGTCAGCGCGCTGCCCAGGGTGCCGCGGAAGCTGGAGCAGTGGTTCGGGAAGCTGGTGCCCGGCCAGGTCCTGCTGGTGGGGACCGACGGGTTCGGCGATCCGCTCGGTGACGGGGACGGCCAGGTCGGCGCGCTGTTCGCCGAGCACCTGGCCGCGCCGCCGTCGCCTCTGTGGCTGGCCCACCTGCTCGACTTCTCCCGGGAGACGTTCGACGACGACCGGACCTTGCTGGCCCTCTGGCCGCGAGGTGAGACCCGATGA
- a CDS encoding vWA domain-containing protein, whose translation MAETRGVLLPAYVVADESASMGPYYQDLSGGLAALCNGLRAEPMIAAKVRLAILGFSEDVQLRQGLSDMRMVDRLPQLAVRGATNYGAAFADLLQRIPYDVRMLKNDGYKVHRPVVFFLSDGQPTDGQHWHGPHRMLVDRHAAPFAPNIIACGIGSARADTMLQVATRQEFAFVAVPSADIGRAIAEFFHALTASLVASGRAMADGNPTLVINRPDQFRLAIDEI comes from the coding sequence ATGGCCGAGACGAGGGGAGTGCTGCTACCCGCGTATGTGGTGGCGGACGAGTCGGCGTCGATGGGCCCGTACTACCAGGACCTGTCCGGAGGGCTGGCGGCGCTGTGCAACGGTTTACGCGCGGAGCCGATGATCGCGGCGAAGGTGCGGCTCGCGATCCTCGGGTTCTCCGAGGACGTGCAGCTGCGGCAGGGGCTGAGCGACATGCGGATGGTCGACAGGCTGCCGCAGCTCGCGGTCCGCGGGGCGACGAACTACGGCGCCGCCTTCGCCGACCTGCTGCAGCGCATTCCCTATGACGTGCGGATGCTCAAGAACGACGGGTACAAGGTGCACCGCCCGGTGGTGTTCTTCCTGAGCGACGGCCAGCCCACGGACGGGCAGCACTGGCACGGCCCACACCGGATGCTCGTCGACCGGCACGCCGCGCCGTTCGCCCCCAACATCATCGCCTGCGGGATCGGGTCGGCGCGGGCCGACACGATGCTGCAGGTGGCGACCCGCCAGGAGTTCGCCTTCGTCGCGGTGCCCAGCGCCGACATCGGCAGGGCGATCGCCGAGTTCTTCCACGCGCTGACGGCGAGCCTGGTCGCGTCCGGCCGCGCCATGGCCGACGGCAACCCGACGCTCGTCATCAACCGGCCGGACCAGTTCCGGCTGGCGATCGACGAGATCTGA
- a CDS encoding class I SAM-dependent methyltransferase → MANFISLPFYDLLAENSHVATMREKLPPVLAGVHRSVLEIGAGSGLITVSLAEWTSAELFALEPSAGMRGMLLSRLSEQPELLERVTVLPYDALSLDLDEPVEAMVMINVMYALEPDYRKRVWPVLAKHLEPGGLLVFTWRDGGLPAPRPLKELDSRRVGRHTYTVSSEIFESDEESFRGRYVYRITQGDKVISEEELVGHGYRPTWETIQGELVGAGFVQADAPEGLLAWRLA, encoded by the coding sequence ATGGCAAACTTCATCTCCCTCCCGTTCTATGACCTGCTCGCCGAGAACAGTCACGTGGCGACCATGCGTGAGAAGTTGCCGCCGGTCCTCGCAGGGGTCCACAGGAGCGTTCTGGAGATCGGCGCAGGGAGCGGCCTGATCACCGTTTCCTTGGCCGAATGGACCTCGGCCGAGCTCTTCGCCCTGGAGCCGTCCGCCGGTATGCGAGGGATGCTGCTCTCCCGGCTGAGCGAGCAGCCGGAGCTGCTCGAGCGGGTCACCGTGCTCCCCTATGACGCGCTCAGCCTGGATCTGGACGAGCCGGTCGAGGCCATGGTCATGATCAACGTGATGTACGCCCTGGAGCCCGACTACCGCAAGCGGGTCTGGCCGGTGTTGGCCAAGCACCTGGAACCCGGCGGTCTCCTGGTCTTCACCTGGCGCGACGGCGGCCTCCCCGCGCCGCGTCCGCTGAAGGAACTGGACTCCCGCCGGGTGGGCCGGCACACCTACACGGTCTCGTCCGAGATCTTCGAGTCGGACGAGGAGTCCTTCAGAGGTCGCTACGTCTACCGGATCACCCAGGGCGACAAGGTGATCAGCGAAGAAGAGCTCGTGGGCCACGGCTACCGACCGACCTGGGAGACGATCCAAGGCGAACTCGTGGGTGCGGGTTTCGTCCAGGCCGACGCGCCGGAGGGGCTGCTCGCCTGGCGGCTCGCCTGA